A genomic window from Planococcus rifietoensis includes:
- a CDS encoding (Fe-S)-binding protein has protein sequence MEFLLIANWVLFILVTAYAVYLFIYLLKSRYDYIKLGKKVDFEENFNERVRKVMVNVFGQKKLLKDKKSGAIHVMFFYGFLLVQASAIDFIIKGLSPDSHLPLGPLYPAFTLFQEFVTLTILVAVVWAFYRRYIEKLVRLKRGWKSGLVLIFIGGLMVTVLVGNGMSMIWHGHEGAWTEPVASVIAAGFAWLPETAAVTIFYIMWWAHLLFLLTFLVYVPQSKHAHLIFGPVNTWFHRLDHVGRLKPINFEDMEEENEEDPDAMPTFGVGKITDFTQAQMIDFYACVECGRCTNMCPATGTGKMLSPMDLITKLRDNLTNTGAVMTQKKPWVPAMAFSNTQGNQLAMAAGAEGISIDELYSPSLIGDVITEEEIWACTTCRNCEDQCPVMNEHVDKIIDLRRYLVMTEGKMDKDAQRAMTNIEKQGNPWGLNRKEKENWRDARPDISIPTVKEVSKAGEEFEYLFWVGSMGSFDSRSQKIALSFARLMNEAGVKFAILGNKEKNSGDTPRRLGNEFLFQELATANIKEFEKAGVTKIVTIDPHAYNIFKNEYPDFGFEAEVYHHTEMLFDLVQQGKLKPQHAVNEKITFHDSCYLGRYNDVYDAPREILKAIEGVELVEMVRNRQDGMCCGAGGGLMWMEEDAGHRVNVARTEQALEVSPTMISSGCPYCLTMLSDGTKAKEVEEQVGTYDVAELLEMAVLGKDAPPVEEIVQ, from the coding sequence ATGGAGTTTTTGCTCATCGCTAACTGGGTTTTATTTATACTTGTAACCGCTTACGCCGTTTACTTGTTCATCTACTTGCTGAAGTCGCGTTATGATTACATCAAGCTCGGCAAAAAAGTGGATTTCGAAGAAAACTTCAATGAACGGGTCCGCAAAGTAATGGTCAACGTGTTTGGCCAGAAGAAGCTATTGAAAGATAAAAAGAGCGGTGCGATACACGTGATGTTCTTCTATGGCTTCCTGCTCGTGCAAGCGAGTGCCATCGATTTCATCATCAAAGGCTTGTCGCCTGATTCGCATTTGCCGCTTGGCCCATTATATCCGGCATTCACATTATTCCAGGAATTCGTCACGTTGACGATTCTGGTCGCTGTCGTCTGGGCATTCTATAGACGCTATATCGAAAAGCTGGTCCGCCTGAAGCGCGGCTGGAAATCCGGTCTTGTCTTGATTTTCATCGGCGGCTTGATGGTTACGGTCCTTGTCGGAAACGGCATGAGTATGATCTGGCACGGCCATGAAGGAGCTTGGACAGAACCTGTCGCAAGTGTAATCGCAGCTGGATTCGCTTGGCTGCCAGAAACTGCTGCAGTGACCATTTTCTATATTATGTGGTGGGCGCATCTCTTGTTCCTATTGACATTCTTGGTCTACGTTCCACAATCAAAGCATGCCCACTTGATCTTTGGACCGGTCAACACATGGTTCCACCGTCTGGATCACGTCGGCCGCTTGAAACCGATCAATTTTGAGGATATGGAAGAAGAAAACGAAGAAGATCCAGACGCGATGCCGACATTCGGCGTCGGTAAAATCACGGATTTCACGCAAGCCCAAATGATCGATTTCTACGCTTGCGTCGAATGTGGGCGGTGCACGAACATGTGCCCGGCTACCGGAACCGGCAAAATGCTGTCGCCGATGGATCTGATTACCAAACTTCGCGACAACCTGACAAACACAGGTGCTGTCATGACGCAGAAAAAACCATGGGTGCCGGCTATGGCATTCAGCAATACGCAAGGAAACCAATTGGCGATGGCTGCAGGCGCTGAAGGCATCTCAATCGATGAACTTTACAGCCCGAGCTTGATCGGCGACGTCATTACTGAAGAAGAGATTTGGGCTTGTACAACATGCCGCAACTGTGAAGACCAATGCCCGGTCATGAACGAGCACGTCGACAAAATCATTGACCTTCGCCGTTACTTGGTCATGACTGAAGGGAAAATGGATAAAGATGCCCAGCGCGCGATGACTAACATCGAAAAGCAAGGCAATCCATGGGGCTTGAACCGCAAGGAAAAAGAAAACTGGAGAGATGCTCGTCCAGATATCTCGATCCCAACGGTCAAAGAAGTGAGCAAAGCTGGAGAAGAGTTCGAGTATTTGTTCTGGGTCGGTTCGATGGGCTCATTCGACAGCCGTTCTCAGAAAATCGCGCTTTCCTTCGCACGCTTGATGAACGAAGCGGGCGTCAAATTCGCGATTCTTGGCAATAAAGAAAAGAACTCCGGCGATACGCCGCGCCGCCTCGGAAACGAATTCCTGTTCCAGGAACTTGCCACTGCCAATATTAAAGAATTCGAAAAAGCCGGTGTCACGAAAATCGTGACGATCGATCCGCATGCCTATAATATCTTCAAAAATGAATACCCGGATTTCGGCTTTGAAGCAGAAGTCTATCACCACACGGAAATGCTCTTTGACCTTGTGCAGCAAGGCAAATTGAAGCCACAGCATGCAGTAAACGAGAAAATCACGTTCCACGATTCCTGCTACCTTGGCCGTTACAACGATGTATACGACGCGCCGCGTGAAATCCTGAAAGCGATTGAAGGTGTTGAACTAGTTGAAATGGTCCGCAATCGCCAGGACGGCATGTGCTGTGGAGCCGGTGGCGGCTTGATGTGGATGGAAGAAGATGCCGGACACCGCGTCAATGTTGCCCGCACCGAGCAGGCGCTTGAAGTGAGCCCGACGATGATCTCTTCCGGATGCCCGTACTGCTTAACGATGTTGTCAGACGGAACGAAAGCGAAAGAAGTCGAAGAACAAGTCGGCACATACGATGTCGCTGAACTTCTTGAGATGGCAGTTCTAGGAAAAGATGCACCGCCAGTTGAGGAAATCGTCCAATAA
- a CDS encoding 3-hydroxybutyryl-CoA dehydrogenase codes for MSIQNVMVIGAGQMGSGIAQVCAQAGFNVKLNDMKQEAYDRGIANITKNLSRNVEKGRMTEDEKSQVLGRIQSSLDLKDAHDVDIVIEAAVENMEIKSTIFKTLDEVAPKHAILASNTSSLPITEIAAATNRPEQVIGMHFMNPVPVMKLVEIIRGLATTDEVYQAVEDMTVKLSKTPVEVNDFPGFVSNRILMPMINEAIFTLQEGVATKEAIDEVMKLGMNHPMGPLQLADFIGLDTCLYIMEVLHEGFGDSKYRPSPLLRQYVKAGWLGKKTGRGFYEYN; via the coding sequence ATGTCTATCCAAAACGTCATGGTCATCGGAGCCGGCCAAATGGGCTCCGGTATCGCGCAAGTCTGCGCACAAGCTGGATTTAACGTAAAACTGAACGATATGAAACAAGAAGCCTATGATCGAGGCATTGCCAACATCACAAAAAATTTGTCACGCAATGTCGAAAAAGGGCGCATGACTGAAGACGAGAAATCGCAAGTGCTCGGCCGCATCCAATCTTCTTTGGATCTAAAAGACGCGCATGATGTCGACATCGTCATCGAAGCCGCTGTCGAAAACATGGAGATCAAATCGACGATCTTCAAAACCTTGGATGAAGTGGCACCGAAACATGCCATTCTCGCATCGAACACCTCTTCACTGCCAATCACCGAAATCGCAGCAGCGACGAATCGCCCGGAACAAGTCATCGGCATGCACTTCATGAACCCGGTACCGGTCATGAAACTGGTCGAAATCATCCGCGGTCTGGCAACGACGGACGAAGTGTATCAGGCAGTCGAAGACATGACGGTGAAATTATCGAAAACGCCAGTCGAAGTAAACGACTTCCCTGGATTCGTTTCGAACCGCATTCTGATGCCGATGATCAATGAAGCAATCTTCACGCTGCAAGAAGGCGTCGCAACGAAAGAAGCGATCGATGAAGTGATGAAGCTCGGCATGAATCATCCGATGGGTCCGCTTCAACTGGCTGATTTTATCGGCTTGGATACGTGCCTTTACATTATGGAAGTGCTGCACGAAGGTTTCGGCGACAGCAAATACCGTCCAAGCCCGCTCCTGCGCCAATACGTGAAAGCCGGCTGGCTCGGCAAAAAGACCGGACGCGGTTTCTACGAATACAACTAA
- a CDS encoding acetyl-CoA C-acetyltransferase, with the protein MAKTVIIDGARTAFGKFGGSLSSFTASDLGAAAIKEALQRSQVNPEDVQEVIMGNVLQAGQGQIPSRQAAKKAGIPYHVKSETINKVCASGLRSVTLADQIIRLGDEELIVAGGMESMSNAPYYLPKARFGLRMGDSQVVDGMVHDGLSCSFHPDKVHMGTYGNSTAETFELTRERQDEWAARSHERAIKARDHFSEEITAMEVPQRKGDPITVDQDEAPREGTTSEVLAKLRPAFGKDGTITAGNAPGINDGAAALVLMSEERAQKDGKSVLAHVVGHTEVAVEPHRFPETPGLVINELLKKTGKTLEEIDLFEINEAFAAVALASSKIAGLDEEKVNVNGGSVALGHPIGASGARIILTLAYELKRRGGGIGIAAICSGGGQGDAVMIEVPKEEN; encoded by the coding sequence ATGGCAAAAACGGTCATCATTGATGGAGCACGCACAGCATTCGGAAAATTTGGCGGGTCACTCAGTTCATTCACGGCAAGCGACCTCGGAGCAGCAGCGATCAAGGAAGCGCTCCAACGTTCGCAAGTAAATCCTGAAGATGTGCAGGAAGTCATCATGGGCAATGTCTTGCAGGCAGGACAAGGGCAAATCCCATCCCGTCAGGCAGCTAAAAAAGCTGGCATTCCTTACCACGTGAAATCTGAAACGATCAATAAAGTATGTGCATCCGGTTTGCGCTCTGTCACGTTAGCAGACCAAATCATCCGCTTAGGAGACGAAGAATTGATCGTCGCAGGCGGCATGGAATCGATGTCGAACGCGCCTTACTATTTGCCAAAAGCACGCTTCGGCCTTCGAATGGGCGATTCACAAGTCGTAGATGGCATGGTCCATGACGGCTTGTCGTGTTCCTTCCACCCGGACAAAGTGCATATGGGCACATATGGCAACTCGACGGCAGAAACCTTCGAACTGACACGTGAAAGACAAGACGAATGGGCAGCACGTTCCCACGAACGAGCAATTAAAGCGCGCGATCATTTTTCAGAAGAAATTACGGCGATGGAAGTGCCTCAGCGTAAAGGCGATCCAATTACTGTCGATCAGGATGAAGCGCCGCGTGAAGGCACAACATCTGAAGTGCTGGCGAAACTGCGCCCGGCATTCGGCAAAGATGGCACGATTACCGCCGGCAACGCACCCGGAATCAATGATGGAGCAGCAGCACTCGTATTGATGAGTGAAGAACGCGCACAAAAAGACGGGAAATCCGTATTAGCTCATGTCGTAGGGCATACAGAAGTCGCGGTCGAACCGCATCGTTTCCCGGAAACACCGGGGCTCGTCATCAATGAATTACTCAAAAAAACTGGCAAAACATTAGAAGAAATCGATCTGTTTGAAATCAACGAAGCATTCGCTGCAGTGGCGCTGGCGAGTTCGAAAATTGCTGGCCTTGACGAAGAAAAAGTCAACGTCAACGGCGGATCTGTCGCACTCGGCCATCCGATCGGTGCAAGCGGGGCGCGCATCATCTTGACGCTCGCTTATGAATTGAAACGCCGCGGAGGCGGCATCGGAATCGCCGCAATCTGCTCGGGCGGCGGACAAGGCGATGCTGTAATGATCGAAGTACCGAAGGAGGAAAACTAA